The stretch of DNA gggaaatctgagcggacctttcgcggatcctgcgcctttttctttcgcccgggagtagaggtagggtttttcttttggttcccttcagcaggataccttatggggctaggctccctagacttcTGTTGTTGGGTActaggcgaggattcctctggttccttgccaagtccGGCCGATCctttgccttgggatgcacgtgaatgccagccgcctccatggccttttgcatggccagcatcacttcttgcattttttggttttgtgctttctgggcttcgatctcggcttcgtgatcgatagctttttgtctgagaagcaccaactctgagtagctaccttcgtcgtaggcatactcatcgaggtttccctcgtagtcatcatcgggaattctttcttcttcctcagaaccctcagctgctcttgaggctacatcttcctcatttggatcctGAGCATCTTCTAAtgggcgaggttgacgagtacttctagtctccaccatttttgtgaaGCGAAGTGTATGTTTGCTGTAGCTTTCTTCAGCtgtcaatgaaagcaccaaaatgttgaccgaggttttcggcaactaataaaatattataagtttatagagctgtaagaaaatttgagaaggatttttacgtgattggggcgttaatgagccttagtccacgagtctatcgtatttatggatgtatttaatacagagaatgtatttggtaaatgtttcactcttataaatacagagaatgttcttggtgagtatttactcttcttgctcttatgcagcccaagattctcgatcccatttaatgagttttgagggggtatttatagtgtttgtggtggggtgatccccagaactattgcacaagtgtatctgtaagtgtcCATAAaattgggcattcccaatgaatataccatgagtaatgcatggtcaaatccctaggtgctgtagggcttttatgtggaatgtccttattgtcttttgactgatgtgactcttcacagtgtagccatcgatagacttaaatgatcattactttgtagctgctggttggaggttgtgccgtcagactttattgcgtgtagcagtcccaacacgcttccttccatgcggcattaaatgcgacttgattgctcaggggaaATCTGACACATCACGGAGATGCCTTAACGTTACttgggcttccgggagcatatggggttccatatgccttcttTGGGAGATATGTCCTGGATGCTGCTTCATTACCTAACGACTTAGCAAATAGTTTGGATTATaagttgcttgatccacgtctCCTTATctagttggtccacgtatattgggcaaaatcagggacAACAGGTACAGGTACGGATTTCACCCAAACCCGGTATAACATATTTAATCAAATTCGCACTCGGCCTGAAATGCACCCAAGTTTCACCTGAACCCAACCCTTGAAATTCAAAACCCaatttttttaggttttctGGGTACGGGTGGGCCAGGTTGAGCAAGTGGGCCGGGTTTTTGGGCCCAAATATGTAGCCTTACAATCAATAACCAATTTCTAGAGTTtcaccttgaggacaaggtgaATGTTTGGCACCGCGGTAATGTTAGGCGTCCTATTCGATTTAATTATGTTAGGAGACCAAGGGTAACTTAGTCCTAAGATATAATTGTATGGGCTGGGCTTAGTGTGTATTTTAATGAGCTGGACTATTAGTCATATTGAGTCTTACACTAAACCTATAAATACTAGAGTCTTATTCATTTAAAAGATAgggtttttttttcataaatgtacaacaaaaacaacataattacaaaaaatgtgcaaaaaaaaaattattttaaaaacttatacattttgaaaacttattacatgaaaccatacattttaattattaaataataaaatatgtgtattaaaactcaaaataaacaatttcgtaaaattaattaaacaattttataaaaataaacaagttaaatattttttttattaaaaaataaatatttattatctattttagtatgaattattataatttaataagattttttttaataaaatataatatcaaaattataaacattaatgtatataaatataaattaatacttaaaattactaaaaataaacatgacacttagagtgatataataaacatatgtgaatattattattttgtttattaaattagtatgtttaataaatagaaaacaaaataaacatatatatacaaagtattttatattattagtatgtttattataattgtaaacataaaaataaacatgaccaatttatactatactaaaataactatattttctttttattgtttctatatattgattattttctaatgagttaatggacgaattttctattgaagtataattcttacatcaaaaaataaataaacaaacataactttataaactccaaaaattatttaattagaaaaaataaacatgacacaataaacaaagaaaaatataaacataaataattttttatatattatttattttctaaaaattactaaaaaataaacataacacacatagtgatataataaacctatgttaatattattattttgtttattaaatataaaaaataaaataaacacatatataaaatatttattggtatgtttattataattataaacataaaaataaacataatcaatgttaccatatatataataatcaataattattaccatatatattatacaaaaaattgaaaaaagtttttaattatacataaaaatgtatgagaaaatgataataaattttttttgctatacaaaattgtaaaagcCCTAAAAGATATGTAGTTTGTATGTGAAATTTGAGTCAAGTACTCTAGGGAGACCCCAAGCATCTCGAATAGCTTGGAATCTTCAGACTCATTCAAGAACTAAGTTTGGATTTTTGGCTATCACTCATCAAGCTTATTTTGAGACTCCATCAATCTGAACTTGATTCAAACTTGGGTGAGTAACTTTTGAAGTCTAAGTGTACTGGTCCAACCATGTAGATTGGAGGTGTTTCCCATCCCCATCATTCATCGAGCTAGAACTATAAGACTCCAATTCCTCAAACAAACTTACTATAATCCCTTTTGTCTAACTGAACCTTCGAGCAAGGTAAACATGAGCAAAATAGCCACCATCACAGCAAAACAAAAACCAGAAAAGAGCACTTGTAGGAACAGGATTACTGATCTGCTTATGACGAGTAAAGCATGAACAAACATATATGAAGGAAGCCCAAGCTCATTCACCACATTCATCAGACATACAGAAGAAATTAAGAACTAATACAACAACATCTTGACTGGTCTCTGTATTGGAATGAGACGACACAGTATCTGTGATTGCCTTTCTGACAAGAGGAATAATATTCTGGCGACTTGAATTACTCTTTAGATGGTGGATTGTGATCAAAAGTCTATCTTGACAATGGAGCAGGGTAAAACCAGGTGCCCTGTTCCGGGACCTGGGATTATCACCCAACTCAGCCATTTTCATTTTAGCTTTACTATATAGTTTCCCAATCTCGTATACATATCAACACACAGGGAAGTAAAAATTTAAACTAGGAATTAATAGCTTACTAATCACGAAATGCATTATTTCACCTGATTGTCCAATAATGTCAAGATCATTTTATGTAAATGTATTGCACTttactttttgttattttaatcaGATGTTCATTGAGTCTTTCCACTctaaaagtaaataatttgaTTTTTACATGGGGACAGAAAACAGGAGAAAGGACACAGACCATGATCAAAAAAGCTTAGAAAAGTATTGTAaacgattttttttaaaaaaaaaagaaaagttagAGAACTATACCTGTTATCAGGAAAATTTGATCCCGAAACTCCCAACTATGGTTCCAAAGCAATGAACCCAATAATGGAGGAGAAAATAAAAAAGGGCTATTTGCATAGTAAACCCAAATCTTGAAACTTTACAAGACTGAAACTCCGGACAACAAAACTTTTCAAGAAATTCCAACCATTTCAATTacgtaaaattattttaaactgtTCTAAACAAATCAATATGTATTCAAGTTAACAAAAAACTGAAATATACATTCAGCAAAGTGCAAGAAAGATTAAAGAAAATATCCCCAAATTATCTTGATAACAATCTTTACACTAGACATATATCTTCTTACACAAAAGTTAAGCCATTAAACTCCAGACGTGTAGATCAACGCCGAGCATCGTAATCGACGATCTCCGAATCGTTGAGCGCGAGTGAGTTCTGGACAATCGATCGTCCAATTGAGTTGATCCACTCCTCCTTCTCCTTCTCGGTATCAGCGAGGAAGTACATGGGCTCAAGTGAGTTCCCTGATCCCGAGAGCTCAAAAGCGCAGGGCTTATGGACGATATCCTCAGCGCCCTTCACAGTCTGACAGGTTCCCATGCTTATAACGCCGCGAGGAACCGAGGCCGACGTTACGTTGGAGTCCTTGAACCAGAGGAGCTTGCCTTGCTTGAGGACGAACCATCGGCGGCGCCAGGTCTTGATGTACTCGCCTTGTTTTGTCAACCACCCGGTACGCTCCGGGCGGGACCAGAATTCGACGCCGCTGTACTCTTCCGTGCTCGGGTCTTGACCAGTCACAGATCTCCATAGTCCCTCCATAGCCGGAGAAGTGGAGCTCTGGtatgaaattcaagaaaaaagagagtgattttagagagagagagagaagtgtgagattgGGTTGAGCTGTTCTTGTCCTGAGCTGATTAATTCGCAGTCGGAAATCGGCAAACGGCTTATAATGCGGCGTcgtttcttatttatttatttttatttcaagtaTTTTTTTCACTGCttcataaattttatatttttccttgcagaaaaaaaaatggaaatatgtatttaattaagggtaatttttatttttttaaaacaatgaaCAAATTTTCATTGAAAAAAATAAGGTTATATCCAACagagaaagataaaaaaaattcaattcaaaATGGTTCACTATCTATTTTAAGTGCATGCAGAACTAATTCATGAACAACTTTATTAGTTGATTGACGAATCTAAATCAGAGTtgctttaggaaaattaaacGGTAAACTAGAAATATCATCTAAAAGAGAACCAAgatcattagaaagaaaaaatctCTTAACAAAAGTAGAGATTACAACAAGACAATCAAATTCAATCggttttgagttatttcgtgttattgatttttattcattataacactgttacagaaccggttctattttaattataactggtttaagttattttgtgttatttattttattcattatgttacagaatcggttatattttaattataaccggtttgagttacttatttttattcattatgttatagaactggttctatttttattatatccgAGACATTTGGTCaccactttttttaaaaaagaaaaaattataacccgttctatgaggtattatgtgttatgaagtattttattgtgaaactagttttgtttttaatttatatttcagtgttttaggaactgatttcttctttgtttttaattgtaatcggtttgagttattgcgtgttacttgtttgtattcattatgttttataaccggttctattttagttataactagttcgagttatttcgtgttatttgtatttattcattataacactatTATAGAAttggttctattttaattataactggtttgagttattaatttttattcataaaaTCGGTTATATTTCTAGTTATATCTGAGACAAGTACTTCGGGTGACTTTTCCAGTGACTTTGCCGGCGACGATGACTTTTCCGGTGACAGTGACTTTTCCGGGGACAGTGACTTTTCTGACAACATTGATTTTTCCGGTGACAGCGACTTTTTCGGTGTCGGCGACTTTTCCAGAAAAActtattgttgttttacaaatatgagattccatttttttacaaaaatatggcataaaaaactatataaatgtaaaaaaaaaaataaataaataaacccataaccctataatattatttatttatgtcatataaaattaaactataCTCTCAATTcccatatttatgaaaattcccCTACATTTAATTTAAAAGTACCAAGTGGTGGAGTGATCCATTTAGACGTTGATGCACAAATATTTCTCTTTTAAACTAGCAGTTCGCTACATATTACTGAATTCATCAAATAGGACTTGAATACGTGAAACTATAATTTGAGGAGAACTAAATTAATGGAAACGAACTACTTGGTTTCGTTCTCCTCAAATATACCAAGATGCCAAAAGGATTAATTCAAAGTCTGACTGGGATAAAACTTCTAAAGCTTTAATGATTATTAGTTGAAAAGAACTGTtacaaagatattttttaagacaTTGAAATTTAATAATTTCCACACATTCTTAAAactatgacaaaaaaaaaaaaaatagcatggCTATTGGTATCAGAATTGTAACCACATACCGGGCAGTTTGAAtgggtaataatatttttttttctgcaaCCCAATATTAGTAGGAAGTATCCCATGGAAACCTCACtagataaaattaaaattttcttaggTAAATTCATCCTCCAAAACCTCTTCTACCAAACTGAAAACACATTCTTAGAAGGAGACGGTTCAGACAAATCAAAAGCAGAGGCCACAATATAACCACTTTTGGAAACTTACTAAGGGGTATAGAACTAATACATTGAGATATACAATGTTAAACAACTGTTGGAGAATAGGTAAATTCCAGCAACTCCATGAATCATCTATTAAATCTTTCACTAGTAAAATAGGATGTGTAGTACTAATGGATGCAGGTAAAAAAGAATACGAGCGAAGCAATTAAGGAtctttaaataccaaaatagaATCTCTAGTTC from Cannabis sativa cultivar Pink pepper isolate KNU-18-1 chromosome 2, ASM2916894v1, whole genome shotgun sequence encodes:
- the LOC115721337 gene encoding pleckstrin homology domain-containing protein 1; translation: MEGLWRSVTGQDPSTEEYSGVEFWSRPERTGWLTKQGEYIKTWRRRWFVLKQGKLLWFKDSNVTSASVPRGVISMGTCQTVKGAEDIVHKPCAFELSGSGNSLEPMYFLADTEKEKEEWINSIGRSIVQNSLALNDSEIVDYDARR